One window of Deltaproteobacteria bacterium genomic DNA carries:
- a CDS encoding phosphoadenosine phosphosulfate reductase family protein yields the protein MTLDYEKWKQEHAPLLATFPHKKVLMLFTGGKDSSVILWMLLKASREFGFSFETSTGRYPLQVYPDAEVEKLDTYWRNQGVEIKWHEVDASDELLSKAQLRGENPCPLCHSMKRTRLLSHLKVLEYELRDIVVILSFSLWDLVSYSIEYLVEGVYNVQSTAEHEQRMLVTSHRFYPVTQLKNGLTVFKPLLKYNNQEILQTVTKHGLPLSQVECPFKRYTPKRILFDYYQQVNASFDYNQVFSYVRNSFRIHELAMSNDMSTPESIKAIL from the coding sequence ATGACGCTGGACTACGAAAAGTGGAAACAGGAACACGCACCGCTGCTGGCAACCTTCCCGCACAAAAAAGTGCTCATGCTGTTTACCGGGGGTAAAGACAGCTCCGTCATCCTATGGATGCTCCTGAAGGCATCCCGGGAATTCGGGTTTTCCTTTGAGACGAGCACGGGACGGTACCCGTTGCAGGTGTATCCGGATGCGGAGGTGGAAAAACTCGACACCTACTGGCGCAATCAGGGTGTGGAAATCAAGTGGCACGAAGTCGACGCCTCGGACGAACTACTTTCTAAGGCCCAACTCCGGGGAGAAAATCCTTGCCCCCTATGTCACAGCATGAAACGTACTCGCCTCTTAAGCCACCTAAAAGTCCTTGAGTATGAGTTGCGCGATATTGTTGTAATCTTGAGTTTTTCCCTGTGGGATTTGGTAAGCTACTCGATCGAGTACCTGGTTGAGGGTGTTTACAATGTGCAGAGCACGGCAGAGCATGAGCAAAGGATGCTGGTAACGTCCCATCGATTTTATCCTGTAACTCAGCTCAAGAACGGATTAACGGTCTTTAAGCCCCTGTTGAAGTATAACAATCAGGAAATTCTCCAGACAGTGACAAAACACGGACTTCCCCTCTCCCAGGTGGAGTGCCCCTTTAAACGATATACCCCAAAGAGGATCTTGTTCGACTATTACCAGCAGGTCAATGCATCTTTTGACTATAACCAGGTCTTCAGCTATGTTAGAAATTCCTTTCGGATTCATGAACTGGCCATGTCTAATGACATGAGCACCCCTGAATCCATCAAGGCCATATTGTGA
- a CDS encoding class I SAM-dependent methyltransferase, protein MRKEAAYLMENPDEAIRLDIKTDPDAVRRQAQLCGIRAGARVLDAGCGSGKTTAVLHDMIQPGGTIVGVDFAQDRISFAQNNYGGEPGIEFRLMDLREPLDELGQFDFVWMRFVLEHYREGAQDIIATVAGSLAPEGILCLLDLDYNCLSHYPIKAEMERTLQILVNKMMESYNFDPYVGRKLYAYLYDQAFRDIEVNMIPHHLIYGNLRDSDDFNWIKKVEMASVKARKNFEAYPGGYDGFLEDFTAFFHDPRRFTYTPLMICTGKKPEPKRS, encoded by the coding sequence ATGAGGAAAGAAGCTGCCTATCTCATGGAGAATCCGGACGAGGCGATCCGGCTCGACATAAAGACCGATCCCGATGCCGTTAGGAGGCAGGCGCAGCTCTGCGGTATCCGCGCCGGCGCACGGGTGCTGGATGCCGGCTGCGGGTCCGGAAAGACCACCGCGGTTCTCCACGACATGATCCAGCCGGGAGGGACCATTGTTGGCGTGGATTTCGCCCAGGACCGAATCAGCTTTGCGCAGAACAACTATGGGGGGGAGCCGGGCATCGAATTCCGCCTTATGGACCTGAGGGAGCCCTTGGACGAACTCGGGCAGTTCGATTTCGTCTGGATGCGATTCGTGCTGGAGCACTACCGGGAAGGGGCCCAGGACATTATCGCCACGGTAGCGGGCAGCCTCGCCCCGGAGGGAATCTTGTGCCTGCTGGATCTCGATTACAATTGCCTGAGCCACTATCCCATCAAGGCCGAGATGGAGAGGACCCTCCAGATACTTGTAAACAAGATGATGGAATCATACAATTTCGACCCTTACGTCGGCAGGAAGCTCTATGCCTATCTCTACGATCAAGCCTTCAGGGACATCGAGGTAAACATGATTCCCCACCATCTGATCTACGGCAACCTCAGAGACAGCGACGATTTCAACTGGATCAAGAAGGTCGAGATGGCATCGGTAAAAGCGCGCAAGAACTTCGAGGCCTATCCCGGGGGCTATGACGGGTTCCTGGAGGACTTCACTGCCTTCTTTCACGATCCGAGGCGGTTCACCTACACGCCGCTGATGATTTGCACAGGGAAAAAACCCGAGCCTAAAAGGTCATAA
- a CDS encoding response regulator, producing MKILIVDDELVSRKKMDLLVTSLGYETLIANDGLEGWEIWKRERPRMVITDWMMPRMDGLELCRKIREAEGSQYIYLIMVTSREDVNDLVVGMDAGADDFITKPFVKEELAVRIRSGERISSFETRDIVIFSLARLVESRDLETGHHLERIRHYSKTLALALSKSDNPPEEIDGLFLDNIFLTSPLHDIGKIGIPDHILLKPGRLDDREFEVMKRHSKIGFDTLHEALGKYPKADYLRMSAHIARSHHEKFDGTGYPDGLKGEEIPLSARIVALADVYDALVSKRIYKHAYKHDVAKAIIESESGKHFDPRVADAFLMCEREFIEILKRFSEGA from the coding sequence ATGAAAATATTGATAGTGGATGATGAACTGGTAAGCCGGAAAAAAATGGACTTGCTCGTCACGAGTTTGGGTTATGAGACGCTCATTGCCAATGACGGACTCGAGGGTTGGGAAATCTGGAAGCGTGAGAGGCCCAGGATGGTGATTACCGATTGGATGATGCCGCGCATGGACGGGCTGGAGCTTTGCAGGAAAATTCGAGAGGCGGAAGGGAGTCAATATATCTACTTAATCATGGTAACCTCGAGAGAGGATGTCAATGATCTTGTTGTGGGTATGGACGCAGGGGCGGACGATTTCATCACAAAGCCCTTTGTTAAGGAAGAACTGGCCGTAAGGATACGATCAGGAGAGCGAATCTCGAGTTTTGAGACCAGAGATATCGTAATTTTCTCTCTGGCCAGGCTGGTTGAGTCACGGGATTTGGAAACAGGCCATCACCTGGAACGGATAAGACACTATTCCAAGACCCTAGCCCTGGCCTTGTCCAAATCGGACAATCCTCCAGAAGAGATAGATGGGCTGTTTCTGGACAATATTTTTCTGACAAGTCCGCTGCACGACATCGGAAAAATAGGCATTCCCGATCATATATTGCTTAAGCCGGGCCGGCTCGATGATAGGGAATTTGAAGTTATGAAACGACATAGCAAGATCGGATTTGACACCCTTCACGAGGCCCTGGGGAAATATCCGAAGGCGGATTATCTCCGTATGAGCGCTCATATCGCACGGTCTCATCATGAGAAATTTGACGGCACCGGGTATCCTGATGGCCTAAAAGGAGAGGAAATTCCGCTTTCCGCACGTATCGTGGCATTGGCCGACGTTTATGACGCTCTCGTCAGCAAGAGAATTTATAAGCATGCCTATAAACATGACGTGGCCAAGGCGATCATCGAGAGTGAAAGCGGAAAACATTTCGATCCACGGGTGGCGGATGCCTTCTTGATGTGTGAGAGAGAATTTATCGAAATTCTTAAGCGATTTTCCGAAGGCGCATAA
- the ruvA gene encoding Holliday junction branch migration protein RuvA: MIAHLNGVLLAKTPQSIIIDVGGVGYQAVVPLSTFYALPETEERVGLLIYTHVRDDALTLFGFHTRLEKDLFLMLISVSGIGPKLAINVLSGIGPQDLLGAIAKGDALRLQAIPGVGKKTAERMALELKDRASKALGDGDMPRVAAPQGEERRIMDDALSALVNLGYSTKSARMAVDKAQARIGELTLEGLIREALRTLS, translated from the coding sequence ATGATCGCTCATTTAAACGGGGTCCTGCTCGCCAAAACACCGCAGTCGATCATCATCGATGTCGGGGGTGTGGGATACCAGGCCGTGGTCCCGCTGTCCACCTTTTACGCCCTCCCTGAGACGGAGGAAAGGGTCGGCCTCCTCATCTATACTCATGTGAGGGATGATGCCCTGACGCTGTTCGGCTTCCATACCAGGCTTGAGAAGGACCTGTTCCTGATGCTCATCTCGGTATCGGGCATCGGACCGAAACTGGCCATCAATGTGCTGTCGGGCATCGGCCCCCAGGACCTGTTGGGTGCCATTGCCAAGGGAGATGCCCTGCGGCTTCAAGCGATTCCGGGGGTGGGGAAGAAGACCGCGGAACGAATGGCCCTGGAGTTGAAAGATCGTGCATCCAAGGCCCTCGGAGACGGGGACATGCCCCGGGTCGCGGCGCCCCAGGGGGAGGAACGGCGCATCATGGATGACGCCCTTTCCGCCCTGGTTAACCTGGGCTATTCCACCAAATCGGCCAGAATGGCCGTGGACAAGGCCCAGGCCCGGATCGGCGAGTTGACCCTGGAGGGACTGATTCGGGAGGCCTTGAGAACGCTGTCGTGA
- a CDS encoding RlmE family RNA methyltransferase, with the protein MKPSRWDDAYARRARDEKWLARSVYKLQEIDSRFKLIKRGSRILDLGCYPGSWCQYALGRTGPGGEVVGIDLKRPDHLSAREFRFIEMDVMALEIDWLVREISPRDVVMSDLAPSTTGIRATDESRSLALAGRAVEIAGALLKSGGHFVCKIFEGEDLNRFKEEVSGRFRQARLFRPKATRKRSREVYLVGQDWRD; encoded by the coding sequence ATGAAGCCAAGCAGGTGGGATGACGCCTATGCCCGCCGGGCCAGGGACGAAAAGTGGCTTGCCCGGTCCGTCTATAAGCTACAGGAAATCGACAGCAGATTCAAGCTGATCAAGAGGGGGAGCCGTATCCTCGATCTGGGGTGCTATCCGGGTTCATGGTGCCAGTACGCCCTCGGCAGAACAGGGCCCGGCGGGGAAGTGGTGGGGATCGATCTGAAACGGCCGGATCATCTGTCGGCCCGGGAGTTTCGGTTTATCGAGATGGATGTGATGGCCCTGGAGATCGACTGGCTGGTCCGGGAGATTTCGCCAAGGGATGTGGTCATGAGCGATCTGGCCCCTTCCACCACGGGAATTCGGGCTACGGATGAGAGTCGGTCTCTTGCCCTGGCAGGAAGGGCGGTCGAAATTGCCGGTGCGCTCCTTAAAAGCGGGGGGCATTTTGTATGCAAAATTTTCGAGGGAGAGGATCTGAACCGGTTCAAAGAAGAGGTTTCCGGCCGTTTCAGACAGGCCCGCCTCTTCAGGCCGAAGGCCACCCGCAAGCGGAGCAGGGAGGTCTATCTGGTGGGACAGGACTGGAGGGATTGA
- the ruvC gene encoding crossover junction endodeoxyribonuclease RuvC: MMLVLGVDPGSRITGYGLVEKKDHDVRCVHSGLIQPPGKAPFYQRIYTIFESMIEIMGHYQPQEMAIEDLFYAKNIQSSLKLGHARGAVLIAAVKCNIPIFEYSPLEIKKSVVGYGRADKEQVRSMIQVILRIREALPLDTSDALAAAICHINWSRFEAVKR, from the coding sequence CTGATGCTGGTGCTGGGGGTAGATCCCGGCTCGAGGATAACCGGCTACGGCCTGGTGGAAAAAAAAGATCATGACGTGAGATGTGTTCATTCCGGTCTTATCCAGCCCCCCGGCAAGGCCCCGTTCTATCAGAGAATCTACACCATATTTGAATCCATGATAGAGATCATGGGCCATTACCAGCCACAGGAGATGGCCATTGAAGACCTCTTCTATGCCAAAAACATCCAGAGTTCGCTCAAGCTGGGACATGCCAGGGGGGCCGTGCTCATTGCCGCAGTGAAATGCAACATTCCGATTTTTGAATATTCCCCCTTAGAGATCAAGAAGTCGGTCGTGGGGTACGGCCGGGCCGATAAAGAGCAGGTGAGGTCAATGATTCAGGTGATTTTGCGAATCAGGGAGGCATTGCCCCTGGATACCTCGGATGCCCTGGCCGCCGCCATCTGCCATATCAATTGGTCGCGGTTCGAAGCGGTGAAACGATGA
- the ruvB gene encoding Holliday junction branch migration DNA helicase RuvB: MEERIIDPEPFSEELPAEISLRPRTLDEYIGQEEMKRNLRVFIEAARGRAEALDHVLFHGSPGLGKTSLAHIIANELDVNIKSTSGPVIEKSGDLAAILTSLQPRDVLFIDEIHRLNHVVEEVLYPAMEDYELDIIIGQGPSARTMKIPLPQFTLVGATTRTGLLTPPLRDRFGVILRVEFYGPEELRQIVIRSAALLKIPIREAGALEIAKRARGTPRVANRLLRRVRDFAEVEADGVITREVADQALDMLEVDDQGLDKMDRHIMHTIIEKFDGGPIGLNSLSAAVSEEKDTLEDVYEPFLIQRGYIKRTAQGRVATRRAYLHLGLEKKGLGGGAQKKLFS; the protein is encoded by the coding sequence ATGGAAGAACGAATCATAGACCCTGAACCGTTTTCAGAGGAACTTCCGGCAGAGATCAGTCTCCGGCCCCGAACCCTTGACGAATATATCGGTCAGGAGGAGATGAAGCGGAATCTCAGGGTCTTTATCGAGGCCGCCAGAGGACGTGCCGAGGCCCTGGACCATGTGCTGTTCCATGGGAGCCCCGGTCTTGGCAAGACTTCCCTTGCCCATATCATCGCCAACGAACTGGATGTGAACATCAAGAGCACCTCCGGACCGGTTATCGAGAAATCGGGAGACCTGGCCGCCATCCTGACCAGCCTTCAACCGAGGGATGTGCTGTTTATCGATGAGATCCACCGCCTCAACCATGTGGTGGAAGAGGTCCTCTATCCGGCCATGGAGGACTATGAGCTGGATATTATTATCGGCCAGGGCCCTTCGGCAAGGACCATGAAGATTCCCTTGCCTCAGTTTACCCTGGTGGGAGCCACCACGCGGACCGGCCTCCTGACCCCGCCGTTGAGAGACCGGTTCGGGGTGATCCTCCGGGTGGAGTTCTACGGTCCAGAGGAGCTGCGTCAGATCGTCATCCGCTCGGCCGCGCTCCTCAAGATACCGATTCGGGAGGCGGGGGCGCTTGAGATCGCCAAAAGGGCCCGGGGGACACCCAGGGTGGCCAACCGGCTCCTTCGACGGGTACGGGATTTTGCAGAGGTGGAGGCGGACGGGGTGATTACCCGGGAAGTGGCAGACCAAGCCCTGGATATGCTGGAGGTTGATGATCAGGGCCTTGACAAGATGGACCGCCACATCATGCACACCATTATCGAGAAATTCGACGGCGGACCCATCGGCCTGAACAGTCTTTCAGCGGCTGTGAGCGAGGAAAAGGACACGCTGGAAGACGTGTATGAGCCGTTTTTGATTCAGCGCGGCTATATCAAACGAACGGCCCAGGGCCGTGTGGCTACCCGGAGGGCCTATCTCCATCTCGGGCTGGAAAAAAAGGGCCTGGGCGGCGGGGCACAGAAAAAACTCTTCAGTTAA
- a CDS encoding YebC/PmpR family DNA-binding transcriptional regulator, whose product MSGHSKWSSIKHKKGAADARRGKIFTKLIKEITVAARMGGGDPDGNPRLRTAIAAAKAENMPKENIDRGIKKGTGELEGVTYEEAGYEGYGPGGVAVLIECLTDNKNRTVADIKHLFERHGGNLGEPGCVSYLFVQKGVISFEKDQVDEEALFNLALEAGAEDVNEEETEFEVITTPSNFEKVKAAVDAAGLSYTYSEVTKIPKTTVKVEGKKAQQMVSLMQGLEDHDDVSHVYANFDIPEDVMEALG is encoded by the coding sequence ATGTCAGGTCATTCAAAATGGAGTTCCATAAAGCACAAGAAGGGGGCCGCCGACGCCAGGAGGGGCAAGATTTTTACCAAGCTGATCAAGGAGATCACAGTGGCTGCGCGCATGGGCGGTGGAGATCCCGACGGGAATCCCCGGCTTCGGACGGCCATAGCCGCGGCCAAGGCGGAAAACATGCCCAAGGAGAACATCGATCGAGGTATAAAAAAAGGGACCGGGGAGCTGGAAGGGGTCACCTATGAGGAGGCCGGTTATGAGGGGTATGGACCGGGCGGGGTCGCCGTGCTGATCGAATGTCTCACGGATAACAAGAACCGGACCGTGGCGGATATCAAGCACCTGTTCGAACGGCATGGGGGTAACCTGGGCGAGCCAGGGTGCGTCTCCTATCTGTTCGTGCAGAAGGGGGTGATCTCCTTTGAAAAAGACCAGGTAGATGAGGAAGCGCTTTTTAATCTGGCATTGGAGGCCGGGGCCGAAGATGTGAATGAAGAAGAGACTGAGTTCGAGGTCATTACCACCCCGTCCAATTTTGAAAAAGTCAAAGCGGCCGTGGATGCGGCCGGTCTCTCCTACACCTATTCAGAGGTAACCAAGATTCCCAAAACCACCGTCAAGGTGGAGGGCAAAAAAGCACAGCAGATGGTGAGCCTCATGCAGGGCCTTGAAGACCATGACGACGTATCCCATGTATACGCCAATTTTGATATCCCCGAAGATGTCATGGAGGCCCTGGGCTGA
- a CDS encoding AAA family ATPase, with amino-acid sequence MEKIIIDNVELHLSEPDEVPMRWVGQQELITQVQAAWLVIGNEDLPLSPRLVGRPGVGKTTLAYHAGKALNRPVYLFQATMDTRPEDLIVTPVISENGKIKYTASSVVSAMITGGVAIIDEGNRMSEKSWASLAPLLDSRRYVESIVAGIKIKAHPEFRLCTTMNDDASTFELPEYIHSRLQPQIHIDFPERDEELLILKSNLPFANEEILEYVVEFLQAAHEADERYSVRDGINIARYALKRLAGTNHGVPGSGPETQALYLKEAASMILDDAASAYFKELMDDSDPEE; translated from the coding sequence TTGGAAAAAATAATCATCGACAATGTGGAACTCCACCTGAGCGAACCGGATGAGGTGCCGATGCGGTGGGTGGGCCAGCAGGAGCTCATCACACAGGTCCAGGCTGCCTGGCTGGTCATCGGTAATGAGGATCTGCCCCTCAGCCCACGGCTGGTGGGGAGGCCGGGCGTTGGAAAAACGACCTTGGCCTATCATGCCGGCAAGGCCTTGAATCGGCCGGTCTATCTGTTTCAGGCCACCATGGACACCCGACCCGAAGACCTGATCGTCACGCCGGTCATATCGGAAAACGGAAAGATCAAATATACGGCCAGCTCAGTGGTCTCTGCCATGATCACGGGGGGGGTGGCGATCATTGACGAGGGCAACCGGATGAGCGAAAAGAGCTGGGCCTCCCTTGCCCCTCTCCTTGACAGCAGGCGGTATGTGGAATCCATTGTGGCCGGGATCAAAATCAAGGCCCATCCCGAATTTCGCCTCTGCACAACCATGAACGATGACGCCAGCACGTTCGAACTCCCTGAGTATATCCACTCGAGACTCCAGCCGCAGATTCATATTGATTTTCCCGAAAGAGACGAGGAACTCCTGATTCTCAAGAGCAATCTCCCTTTTGCAAATGAAGAGATCCTCGAATATGTGGTGGAATTTCTCCAGGCGGCCCACGAGGCCGATGAACGCTATTCGGTCAGGGACGGGATCAACATCGCCCGCTATGCACTGAAACGACTGGCAGGTACAAATCATGGGGTGCCCGGGTCAGGCCCAGAGACACAGGCGTTGTACCTGAAAGAAGCGGCATCCATGATCCTGGACGATGCCGCATCCGCATATTTCAAGGAGTTGATGGATGACAGCGACCCGGAGGAATGA